The stretch of DNA AAGTTACTCCTACTTCAATCTTTGATTAAGTTGAACAACACAGAAGAAGCACTTGCGTTATGCGAAAGGTACGAGTCTGAAAATTTAAAAGTTGGAAGATTTAGAGAAATCTATGCAAATCTACTTTTTGAAGTTAGAAAAAACTCTACTAAAGTTATCGCAATACTTACAGAAATAAAAAATTTACATTTAGATTCAAAAAGAAGTTTAGCGAATGCTTTGTTTATGGAAAATCGTTTCTTAGAATCTATGGCTGTGTTTAAACAAATTTTTCAAACCGGTTTAGAAATAGAAAACGATCATAAGGTATATCTTCAGATTCTTTTGTATTTAGACAAAGATAACGAGTTTGAAAATTATATATTGGCTTGGATAAGAAAATCACCATCTGAAAAAGAAAAGATTTTAGAGCTGAGAAAAAATTTTCTTATAGAAAGAGAAGTTTTTCGCACAACGTACAAACCGATTCCTTGGAGGTAATCTTAGAGTAATTCTTTTACTGCTCTCACTACATCGTTTACATCTTCTTCGCTCATCCCTGCAAATAAAGGTATAGAGACAGTTCTGTCATACATAAGAGATGCGTTTGGGAAATGTTTTTTTTCAAAAGAATATTTTTTCTTGTAGTAGGGGTGTTCAAAGATTGGAATGAAATGCAAACTCGTTCCGATATTTCTTTCTTTTAATTCTTCTACAAAACTATCTCTACCTATTTTTGCTTTACTAGGGTCTAACTCCATTCTGAACAAATGCCAAGAGTGAATTCCGTTTGGATCATCGAGCGGAAGTTTCACTCCTTCTAAATTTTGAAACTCTTTTATATAGGTTTCTGCTATATCTGTTCTTCTTCTCCAAAACCCGTGGGCTTCTCTAAGTTGTACAATACCGAGTGCCGCTGCTATGTCTGTAAGATTGTATTTAAAACCGGCATCTATAACTTCATAGTACCATCCGGGTCTGTTGTATGCGTCTCTATTGATTCCGTGTAGTCTCATCACTCGAATTCGGTCTGCAAACTTAGAATGATCTGTAGTCACCATTCCACCTTCACCTGTGGTGATTCCTTTGGTTGCATAAAAACTAAATACGGTAAAATCTCCCCAAGAACCGATTTGTTTGTTTTTATGAACGCATGGAAAAGCGTGCGCAGCGTCTTCGATTACGTACAGAGAATATTTTCTCGCAAGCTCTAGGATGGCTTCCATATTGCAAGCATGACCTGCAAGGTGAACAGGAATGACGGCTCTTACAGTCTTGTCGGACTTTTTGTGGGTCAGTACTTTTCCGTCAAAGATACATTCTCTGTCTATGAACTCCTGAATTGTTTCTACAGTCATTAGGTTATTTGTCGGGTCAACATCGGTTAGTA from Leptospiraceae bacterium encodes:
- a CDS encoding DegT/DnrJ/EryC1/StrS aminotransferase family protein, with translation MITVRKTFLPFALPSISEDAIEEVANVLRSGWVTSGPKVKQFEMEFSDFVRSNHSIAVNSATAGLHLALEAIGLSEKDAVITSSVTFTASAEVICYFNAEPLLTDVDPTNNLMTVETIQEFIDRECIFDGKVLTHKKSDKTVRAVIPVHLAGHACNMEAILELARKYSLYVIEDAAHAFPCVHKNKQIGSWGDFTVFSFYATKGITTGEGGMVTTDHSKFADRIRVMRLHGINRDAYNRPGWYYEVIDAGFKYNLTDIAAALGIVQLREAHGFWRRRTDIAETYIKEFQNLEGVKLPLDDPNGIHSWHLFRMELDPSKAKIGRDSFVEELKERNIGTSLHFIPIFEHPYYKKKYSFEKKHFPNASLMYDRTVSIPLFAGMSEEDVNDVVRAVKELL